One Nostocoides sp. HKS02 genomic window carries:
- a CDS encoding SCO6880 family protein: MTDTTSRVPTVRFAGLPRRGLLLGLSGIRVACLASAGALLVIALLTGGGLALAFMGPLCCALLALAFGRWNGRPAVEAIPTAVHYLTRQAMGQTRYRARIDRPRPAGTLALPGDAAALRFHLDELTGAAMMHDPHTQTLTAVAHVRHPAFVLLSADEQTRLVHAWGRALASLAATGTGTRIQVLETTLPDSGAGITAWWAAHGRRDGGWAAEQYEELIRTVVPTTATHRTLVTISLDLRRARTHRWQAGRGLEASAAFLRQEMTAFEGGLRAADLTLTGWLDEPGLAGVLRAAYDPDHDTNHDTDDGRAATGEGARGRLATAGPVAVDEHWDHLRHDTGYSTVLWVCQWPRTDAPTFFLHALVFQPGVRKTISLTLEPLPVEQAMRDIRRAKVEYVTDAAQKARLGALADAADAQEHCDVLDRERALLAGHADVRFTGLITITAANRDALEAAVAEVARAAIHCGCETRRLHGQQARAFTAAALPLARKVS, from the coding sequence GTGACCGACACCACCAGCCGTGTGCCCACCGTCCGGTTCGCCGGCCTGCCCCGGCGCGGGCTCCTTCTGGGCCTGTCCGGGATCCGGGTCGCCTGCCTCGCTAGCGCGGGCGCGCTCCTGGTGATCGCGCTCCTCACCGGGGGTGGGCTCGCCCTCGCCTTCATGGGGCCACTCTGCTGCGCCCTTCTGGCCCTGGCGTTCGGCCGCTGGAACGGTCGACCCGCCGTCGAGGCGATTCCCACCGCCGTGCACTACCTGACGCGCCAGGCTATGGGCCAGACGCGGTACCGGGCCAGGATTGACCGACCTCGACCGGCCGGCACCCTGGCGCTGCCCGGAGACGCCGCCGCGCTGCGGTTCCACCTCGACGAGCTGACCGGCGCCGCGATGATGCACGACCCGCACACCCAGACCCTGACCGCGGTCGCCCACGTCCGGCACCCGGCCTTCGTGCTCCTGTCCGCCGACGAACAGACCCGGCTGGTGCACGCCTGGGGACGCGCGCTGGCCTCACTCGCCGCGACCGGCACCGGCACCCGCATCCAGGTCCTGGAGACCACGCTGCCCGACTCCGGCGCGGGCATCACCGCCTGGTGGGCCGCGCATGGACGCCGCGACGGCGGCTGGGCCGCCGAACAGTACGAGGAGCTGATCCGCACCGTGGTCCCCACGACCGCCACCCACCGCACCCTTGTCACGATCAGCCTCGACCTACGCCGAGCCCGCACCCACCGGTGGCAGGCAGGGCGGGGCCTTGAGGCGTCCGCGGCGTTCCTGCGGCAGGAGATGACCGCGTTCGAGGGGGGCCTGCGCGCCGCCGACCTCACCCTCACTGGGTGGCTCGACGAGCCCGGACTCGCCGGGGTACTCCGCGCCGCGTACGACCCCGACCACGACACGAACCACGACACCGACGATGGCCGGGCCGCCACTGGGGAGGGCGCACGAGGCCGGCTGGCGACTGCGGGCCCGGTCGCGGTCGACGAGCACTGGGACCACCTGCGGCACGACACCGGCTACTCGACGGTGCTGTGGGTCTGCCAGTGGCCGCGCACAGACGCGCCAACGTTCTTCCTGCACGCCCTGGTGTTCCAGCCCGGCGTCCGCAAGACCATCTCACTGACGTTGGAGCCGCTGCCGGTCGAGCAAGCGATGCGCGACATCCGCAGGGCCAAGGTCGAGTACGTCACCGACGCCGCCCAGAAGGCGCGCCTGGGTGCCCTCGCCGACGCCGCCGACGCCCAAGAACACTGCGACGTCCTCGACCGCGAACGGGCCCTGTTGGCCGGGCACGCCGACGTCCGCTTCACCGGCCTGATCACCATCACCGCCGCGAACCGGGACGCCCTCGAAGCCGCCGTCGCCGAGGTCGCCCGGGCGGCGATCCATTGCGGCTGCGAAACCCGCCGCCTGCACGGCCAGCAAGCCCGAGCGTTCACCGCGGCCGCGCTTCCGCTGGCCCGAAAGGTCAGCTAA
- a CDS encoding ATP-binding protein, translated as MIGENENQRIERHVCVLSLGRMTDLEIPAGVPWIQRTDQLGFPVEWSARVNVEDSAKVGAAMRRNIQKIRAQKDHYELEHHEPAPGALDRQADKALGVEDEISMGLSGLSTRTSGWYRIAVAGDSEEEALERASLLRKLYAPQITISRPADQYAVAREFIPGEKLGSTAYKRRMPVTTLAAAVPAATAKVGDRVGIHLGETSGTSARVVTWEPWETTEAREESGLAVLCAGLGGGKSTAGGNIIYRTVMQGVPWTVLDPSGRLTALCRLPELAEVSQAIDLLDAPPGALCTYRVIAEPRRAHYASDLDWQVAKDQAQDTRRLLTSSVLRAMLPRQLQDHVLTEVALMRAVGAVSANQTSSTVEVVNELRRLDGDPDLRRHAGYMADFLFEAAKTSHGRLIFPAGYQLDYGRTDPLLTVYSLRGLALPDESTANSEDLDERLSMCVLYLAAWLTQRGMYLGDVNARKGIFIDEAWALSTFSTGRRFIDRAARDSRKHNTRVLMASQNPADLLRLDLANLISAAFIGRLTGEDAQRDALRFLPGIRDGMGYEQIFGTLSRPTREGRRGAREFIFSDGTGGIERIRMDLSAHPRLLEALNTTAEPAKALNRVARAELTAQDASAEDTTGEGNAVDDDDADRESA; from the coding sequence GTGATCGGGGAGAACGAGAACCAGCGCATCGAGCGACACGTCTGCGTCCTGTCCCTGGGCCGGATGACCGACCTGGAGATCCCCGCGGGGGTCCCCTGGATCCAGCGCACCGACCAGCTCGGCTTCCCTGTGGAGTGGTCGGCCCGGGTCAACGTGGAGGACTCTGCCAAGGTCGGCGCGGCCATGCGACGCAATATCCAGAAGATCCGCGCGCAGAAGGACCACTACGAGCTCGAGCACCACGAACCGGCGCCGGGCGCGCTGGACCGTCAGGCTGACAAGGCCCTGGGGGTGGAGGACGAGATCTCGATGGGTCTGTCCGGTCTGTCCACGAGGACCTCGGGCTGGTACCGCATCGCCGTGGCCGGCGACTCGGAGGAGGAGGCGCTGGAGCGCGCGAGCCTGTTGCGCAAGCTCTATGCCCCACAGATCACCATCTCCCGCCCGGCGGACCAGTACGCCGTGGCGCGCGAGTTCATCCCCGGAGAGAAGCTGGGCTCTACGGCATACAAGCGACGGATGCCGGTCACGACCCTGGCCGCCGCCGTGCCCGCCGCGACCGCCAAGGTCGGAGACCGCGTGGGCATCCACCTGGGGGAGACGTCCGGGACGAGCGCCCGCGTCGTCACCTGGGAGCCCTGGGAAACCACCGAGGCGCGGGAGGAGTCCGGGCTGGCGGTGCTGTGCGCCGGGTTGGGCGGTGGCAAGTCCACGGCGGGCGGCAACATCATCTACCGAACCGTGATGCAGGGCGTCCCGTGGACCGTGCTCGACCCCTCCGGGCGCCTGACTGCCTTGTGCCGGCTGCCCGAGCTGGCGGAGGTGTCCCAGGCGATCGACCTGCTGGACGCCCCACCTGGCGCCTTGTGTACCTACCGGGTGATCGCCGAACCGCGCCGGGCGCACTACGCCTCCGACCTGGACTGGCAAGTGGCCAAGGACCAGGCGCAGGACACCCGCCGGTTGTTGACCTCCAGCGTCCTGCGGGCGATGCTGCCCCGCCAGCTGCAGGACCACGTCCTGACCGAGGTGGCGCTGATGCGGGCGGTCGGTGCCGTGTCCGCGAACCAGACGTCGTCCACGGTCGAGGTGGTCAACGAGCTGCGCCGCCTCGACGGGGACCCGGACCTGCGCCGCCACGCCGGGTACATGGCCGACTTCCTCTTCGAGGCAGCCAAGACCAGCCACGGGCGGCTCATCTTCCCGGCCGGGTACCAGCTGGACTATGGGCGCACCGACCCGCTGCTGACCGTGTACAGCCTTCGGGGCCTGGCGCTGCCGGACGAGTCCACCGCCAACAGTGAGGACCTGGACGAGCGGCTGTCCATGTGCGTGCTCTACCTCGCCGCGTGGCTGACCCAGCGCGGCATGTACCTCGGAGACGTCAACGCCCGCAAAGGCATCTTCATCGACGAGGCCTGGGCCCTGTCCACGTTCAGCACCGGCCGACGGTTCATCGACCGCGCAGCCCGCGACTCCCGCAAGCACAACACCCGCGTGCTGATGGCCTCCCAGAACCCCGCCGACCTCCTGCGGCTCGACCTGGCCAACCTCATTTCCGCCGCCTTCATCGGCCGCCTCACCGGTGAGGATGCGCAACGGGACGCGCTGCGGTTCCTTCCGGGGATCCGCGACGGGATGGGGTACGAGCAGATCTTCGGCACATTGTCCCGCCCCACCAGGGAGGGCCGACGCGGCGCCCGTGAGTTCATCTTCTCCGACGGCACCGGTGGCATCGAACGGATACGGATGGACCTGTCCGCGCACCCGCGCCTGCTCGAAGCCTTGAACACCACCGCCGAACCGGCCAAAGCCCTCAACCGGGTCGCCCGCGCCGAGCTCACCGCCCAAGACGCCTCAGCTGAGGACACCACGGGTGAGGGCAACGCGGTTGACGACGACGACGCCGATCGGGAGAGCGCCTGA
- a CDS encoding ATP-binding protein, with protein sequence MRRSRPGVDSEGGEPASLPAGGEPGAEALRSWRRFRVPAHRATTDVVAGAYPFLAEAGLGNRGVYVGQDAWSGGGFCFDPWVLYADGVLTNPNCLLAGVVGKGKSFLAKSLTTRSIPFGRRVYVPGDPKGEWTAVARAVGGAAITLGGGSCNRLNPLDPGPRVPGIGEDAWRAEVTRRRRTLLRSLAEAALRRPLVAVEHTALDAALAHAVARASAPTLPAVVDGLLEPRVAIAGATTAELTRDGRDVGHALRRLVAGDLAGLFDGPSTVGFDPSLPLVSLDLSAIQGSDELIAMVMTCASTWMEAALADPGAGQRWVVYDEAWRLMRQPALLARMQAQWKLSRGLGIANLLIVHRLSDLDAVGEADSQSRNLARGLLADCSTTITYQQEYSESVRTATELGLTSVERDQLPDLQQGEGLWRVGGHAYIVRHVATAAEKAIFETGSRMGAATNGFPGPGGEIA encoded by the coding sequence ATGCGCCGCTCACGACCCGGTGTCGATAGCGAGGGTGGAGAACCGGCGTCCCTGCCCGCGGGTGGGGAACCGGGCGCCGAGGCGTTGCGGTCCTGGCGCCGGTTCCGCGTCCCGGCCCACCGGGCCACGACCGACGTGGTGGCCGGCGCGTACCCGTTCCTCGCCGAGGCCGGCCTGGGCAACCGCGGGGTGTACGTGGGCCAGGATGCCTGGTCCGGTGGCGGGTTCTGCTTCGACCCCTGGGTCCTGTACGCCGACGGCGTCCTGACCAACCCCAACTGCCTCCTCGCCGGGGTGGTCGGCAAGGGCAAGTCGTTCCTGGCCAAGTCCCTGACCACGCGGTCGATTCCGTTCGGGCGGCGGGTCTACGTGCCCGGCGACCCCAAGGGCGAATGGACGGCCGTCGCGCGCGCGGTCGGCGGGGCCGCGATCACGCTCGGGGGTGGAAGCTGCAACCGGCTCAACCCGCTCGACCCCGGCCCCCGCGTCCCCGGAATAGGCGAAGACGCCTGGCGGGCCGAGGTGACCCGGCGGCGCCGCACCCTGTTGCGGTCTTTGGCCGAGGCGGCCCTGCGCCGGCCGCTGGTGGCCGTGGAACACACCGCCCTGGATGCCGCGCTGGCCCACGCCGTCGCCCGTGCGTCCGCGCCGACGCTGCCCGCCGTGGTCGACGGCCTGCTCGAGCCGCGGGTCGCGATCGCCGGTGCCACCACCGCCGAGCTCACGCGGGACGGCCGCGATGTGGGGCACGCGTTGCGGCGCCTGGTCGCCGGGGACCTCGCCGGGCTCTTCGACGGGCCGTCGACGGTGGGCTTCGACCCGTCCCTGCCCCTGGTGTCCCTGGACCTCTCCGCAATCCAGGGCTCGGACGAGCTGATCGCCATGGTCATGACCTGCGCGTCCACCTGGATGGAAGCCGCCCTGGCCGATCCAGGCGCAGGGCAACGCTGGGTGGTCTATGACGAAGCGTGGCGCCTCATGCGCCAGCCAGCGCTGCTTGCACGAATGCAGGCCCAATGGAAGCTGTCCAGGGGTCTGGGCATCGCCAATCTCCTGATCGTGCACCGCCTGTCCGACCTCGACGCCGTCGGTGAGGCCGACAGCCAGTCGCGCAACCTCGCCCGCGGCCTACTCGCCGACTGCTCCACCACCATCACCTACCAGCAGGAATACAGCGAATCAGTCCGGACCGCAACCGAGCTCGGCCTCACCAGCGTCGAACGCGACCAGCTACCCGACCTCCAGCAAGGCGAAGGCCTGTGGCGGGTAGGCGGCCACGCATACATCGTGCGCCACGTCGCGACGGCGGCCGAAAAGGCGATCTTTGAGACCGGGTCGAGGATGGGCGCGGCAACCAACGGGTTCCCTGGTCCCGGGGGCGAAATCGCTTGA
- a CDS encoding DUF6112 family protein, with protein sequence MTSIDIGPNTTGLPGIAVLEDIVGALLTFGLIAAVAGIALSSIAWAVGSHSSNPHVAGRGKSGVLVSSGAAMLVGAASTLVTFFSHAGAGVR encoded by the coding sequence ATGACCTCGATCGACATCGGCCCGAACACGACCGGCCTGCCCGGGATCGCCGTATTGGAAGACATCGTCGGTGCACTCCTGACGTTCGGGCTCATCGCCGCCGTCGCCGGGATCGCCCTCTCGTCGATTGCGTGGGCGGTCGGTTCCCACTCGTCCAACCCCCACGTCGCTGGCCGCGGCAAGAGCGGTGTCCTGGTCTCGAGCGGGGCAGCGATGCTCGTCGGCGCCGCGAGCACGCTGGTCACATTCTTCAGCCACGCCGGTGCAGGTGTCCGCTGA